A genome region from Arthrobacter sp. V1I9 includes the following:
- a CDS encoding ATP-binding cassette domain-containing protein, translated as MTFRPAPLRAAAALAVVFIAARVIYRIFFNGTGAGEALLLDLPALRLPAPFAHVVFLGPVTAEGLWAAVLSAVPIAGMILGFGLLNAWVDVSRGFVVLARRGPLQGIARMLVVAWAALPALADAVTSVRLAFRLRGERFGPRALVPVLERTLEHAGRVAAALELRGFGSRATHQPSRSDESPVLIRDALFRIGNAQVRVDTFAPASGSITVITGPTGSGKSTILRGMAGLLSHVDGGKISGTLLVGGKDRTTTPPRDTAGLIGVVLQNPRAAFASTRVRDEISLALELRGLESGAAKARVFEVAERVGVSALLDRDLSTLSAGEATLVAIAAAVVDYPTLLLVDEPLADLDTAARARVIAVLHALARDEDVCIIVAEHRAEALVPVADSWWTLDEGALLPRAAPSPSTAVQIPETPAEPTHLPHVLTATNLAVHRGGKPLVRNASFALHRGEVMALVGPNGAGKSSLLVALALGEGTVGEVTVDGGRVDGGRIALVPDASDDLFTRDTVAGELCAAERRLARRKNGGPIAPDAAAAHLARLRGDAQMPIGHEHPRDLSAGQRRILAIALQTLDHPQVLLIDEPTRGLDAEARGAVSAALQAAADSGAAVLIATHDVHFAHGLRARVLPMRDGVVPSMATHVSEQPLVLSRQAGPVATPRLNDKGTGPQGPAKQPRLRMPRAAELAILAAANLLALAAFCWPLLATALPQDAAAAVPYAALAMAPLAAVLVAVSLDGSVRSAHTVALLGVLAAIGSAVRAASTGVGGVEAVFILLILAGRAYGPRFGLLLGAATIAVSSVLWGGVGPWTPFQLFACAWVGAGAGLLPSRVRGKAELWMLCGYGAAASYLFGLLMNLWFWPFAVGGGTGISYVAGAPLGTNLSSFVIYSLVTSTAGWDTLRAITTIIGIAVVGRAILAALRRVKPVSSAGGQAAKARSAPASDRVQLRA; from the coding sequence ATGACCTTTCGACCCGCGCCGTTACGCGCAGCGGCGGCACTCGCCGTCGTGTTCATCGCGGCGCGGGTCATCTACCGTATTTTTTTCAACGGGACGGGTGCCGGCGAAGCGCTCCTGCTGGACCTTCCGGCGCTGCGGCTGCCTGCCCCGTTCGCGCATGTGGTCTTCCTCGGGCCAGTCACGGCAGAAGGGCTGTGGGCGGCGGTTCTGTCCGCCGTGCCAATTGCCGGCATGATCCTCGGTTTCGGGCTCCTTAACGCCTGGGTGGATGTGTCCCGCGGCTTCGTGGTCCTCGCCCGGCGCGGTCCCCTGCAGGGCATCGCCCGCATGCTTGTGGTGGCGTGGGCAGCGCTCCCTGCTCTTGCCGACGCCGTGACCTCCGTGCGCCTGGCTTTCCGGTTAAGGGGTGAACGCTTCGGCCCACGCGCCCTGGTGCCCGTACTTGAGCGAACCCTTGAGCACGCGGGCAGGGTGGCCGCGGCCCTGGAACTGCGCGGCTTCGGAAGCAGGGCAACGCACCAGCCCAGCCGAAGTGACGAATCACCGGTCCTCATCCGGGACGCCCTCTTCCGCATCGGCAACGCACAGGTGCGGGTCGATACCTTCGCGCCGGCAAGTGGTTCAATCACGGTGATCACCGGGCCAACAGGCTCCGGCAAGTCGACCATCCTGCGCGGCATGGCCGGTCTCCTCTCGCACGTCGACGGTGGAAAAATTTCCGGCACCCTGCTCGTCGGCGGAAAGGACCGGACCACCACTCCGCCACGCGATACCGCCGGACTCATCGGCGTCGTCCTGCAGAACCCCCGCGCCGCCTTCGCCTCCACGCGGGTCCGGGATGAAATCTCCCTCGCCCTGGAACTGCGGGGCCTGGAGTCCGGTGCCGCTAAGGCCCGTGTGTTCGAAGTGGCGGAGCGCGTCGGGGTGTCCGCGCTCCTGGATCGCGATCTCAGCACCCTCTCGGCAGGTGAAGCAACGCTCGTAGCCATCGCCGCCGCCGTCGTGGATTACCCGACTTTACTCCTAGTGGATGAACCGTTGGCCGACCTCGACACAGCGGCACGAGCACGCGTCATCGCCGTGCTGCACGCCCTGGCCCGCGATGAAGATGTCTGCATCATCGTGGCGGAACACCGCGCAGAAGCGCTCGTACCGGTTGCTGATTCGTGGTGGACCCTTGACGAAGGCGCCTTGTTACCCCGTGCCGCGCCCTCCCCTTCGACCGCTGTCCAGATCCCTGAAACGCCGGCAGAACCAACGCACCTCCCGCACGTCCTGACGGCAACCAACCTCGCGGTGCACCGTGGCGGCAAGCCGCTCGTGCGCAACGCATCCTTCGCCCTGCACCGCGGTGAGGTGATGGCCCTAGTGGGGCCGAACGGTGCCGGGAAGTCATCACTCCTCGTGGCGCTCGCCCTCGGCGAAGGAACGGTGGGAGAAGTAACGGTCGACGGCGGCAGGGTCGACGGGGGGCGGATCGCCCTCGTGCCGGATGCCTCGGACGACCTCTTCACCAGGGATACGGTCGCCGGAGAATTGTGCGCGGCCGAGCGACGCTTGGCACGCCGGAAAAACGGCGGTCCCATCGCGCCCGATGCCGCAGCTGCACACCTTGCCCGTCTTCGGGGAGATGCCCAGATGCCGATCGGGCACGAGCACCCCCGGGACCTCTCTGCGGGACAACGGCGGATCCTCGCCATTGCGCTGCAGACCTTGGACCACCCCCAAGTGCTCCTGATCGATGAGCCCACCCGCGGACTCGATGCTGAAGCGCGCGGGGCAGTCTCGGCCGCGCTGCAGGCCGCAGCCGACTCCGGCGCGGCAGTCCTGATCGCCACCCACGACGTTCATTTTGCGCACGGCCTCCGCGCCCGGGTCCTCCCGATGCGTGACGGCGTCGTGCCGTCCATGGCGACGCATGTATCGGAGCAGCCCCTCGTGCTTTCTCGGCAGGCAGGTCCGGTGGCAACACCACGGCTCAACGACAAAGGGACAGGTCCCCAGGGCCCTGCAAAACAGCCCCGCCTTAGGATGCCCCGGGCTGCGGAGCTGGCCATTCTCGCCGCGGCAAACCTGCTCGCCCTCGCCGCCTTCTGCTGGCCGTTGCTGGCCACGGCCCTCCCGCAGGATGCCGCAGCAGCCGTTCCCTACGCGGCGCTGGCGATGGCGCCCCTGGCCGCCGTCCTCGTCGCGGTGTCCCTCGACGGCTCGGTCCGATCGGCACACACTGTGGCGTTGCTCGGCGTCCTGGCTGCCATTGGATCGGCGGTGCGGGCGGCGAGTACCGGCGTCGGAGGTGTTGAAGCGGTCTTTATCCTCCTGATCCTTGCCGGCCGGGCTTACGGTCCCCGGTTTGGCCTACTTCTCGGCGCCGCCACCATCGCCGTCTCAAGCGTCTTGTGGGGTGGGGTGGGGCCATGGACACCATTCCAGCTCTTCGCCTGCGCCTGGGTGGGCGCAGGAGCGGGGCTACTCCCCAGCCGGGTGCGCGGCAAGGCTGAACTGTGGATGCTGTGCGGCTATGGCGCCGCGGCGTCCTACCTGTTCGGCCTGTTGATGAACCTGTGGTTCTGGCCGTTTGCGGTGGGCGGGGGCACCGGAATCTCGTACGTGGCCGGCGCGCCGCTGGGTACCAACCTCAGCAGCTTCGTGATCTACTCGCTGGTGACGTCGACGGCGGGCTGGGACACCCTGCGTGCCATCACCACCATCATCGGAATCGCTGTGGTGGGCCGGGCCATTCTCGCAGCACTCCGGCGCGTGAAGCCGGTCTCCAGCGCGGGCGGGCAGGCCGCGAAGGCACGTTCCGCCCCGGCCAGCGACCGGGTACAACTCAGGGCCTGA
- the fdhA gene encoding formaldehyde dehydrogenase, glutathione-independent, producing the protein MSGNRAVAYKEPGVVEIINTDYPTFELKDGPGVNPANVGRKVSHGAILRTVTTNICGSDQHMVRGRTTAPKDLVLGHEITGEVVEVGPDVEFIKVGDIVSVPFNISCGRCRNCKERKTGICLNVNPDRPGSAYGYVDMGGWVGGQAEYVLVPYADWNLLRFPDRDQALEKIMDLTMLSDIFPTGFHGAVTAGVGVGSTVYIAGAGPVGLAAAVGAQLLGAAVVIVGDMNEDRLAQARSFGCETVNVSNGDPKDQIEQILGVPEVDCGVDAVGFEARGHGKDASHEAPATVLNSLMDITAAGGALGIPGLYVTGDPGGIDEAAKHGSLSLSLGTGWAKSLSFTTGQCPVMSYNRQLMMAILHDKVQIAKAVNAKAIPLEDAPRGYAEFDAGSATKFVLNPNGYVKA; encoded by the coding sequence ATGTCAGGAAACAGAGCCGTCGCCTACAAAGAACCCGGTGTCGTCGAAATCATCAACACCGACTACCCGACCTTCGAACTCAAAGATGGGCCTGGCGTCAATCCCGCCAACGTAGGCCGGAAAGTATCCCACGGCGCGATCCTGCGCACGGTGACCACCAACATCTGCGGCTCGGACCAGCATATGGTGCGCGGCCGGACCACGGCTCCCAAGGACCTCGTCCTCGGGCATGAAATCACCGGCGAAGTGGTGGAGGTCGGTCCGGACGTGGAGTTCATCAAGGTGGGAGACATCGTCTCTGTACCCTTCAACATCTCCTGCGGCCGTTGCCGGAACTGCAAGGAGCGCAAGACCGGCATCTGCCTGAACGTTAACCCGGACCGCCCGGGCAGCGCCTACGGTTATGTGGACATGGGCGGCTGGGTGGGCGGCCAGGCGGAATACGTGCTGGTCCCCTACGCTGACTGGAACCTGCTCAGGTTCCCGGATCGCGATCAGGCCCTCGAAAAGATCATGGACCTGACCATGCTTTCCGATATCTTCCCCACCGGCTTCCACGGCGCCGTCACTGCAGGAGTGGGCGTCGGATCCACCGTCTACATTGCCGGTGCCGGCCCGGTGGGCCTCGCGGCCGCCGTCGGCGCGCAGCTGCTCGGTGCCGCCGTCGTGATTGTCGGTGACATGAACGAAGACCGCCTGGCTCAGGCCCGCTCCTTCGGCTGCGAGACGGTGAACGTCTCCAACGGCGATCCGAAGGACCAGATCGAGCAAATCCTTGGCGTCCCCGAGGTGGATTGCGGCGTCGACGCCGTAGGGTTCGAAGCCCGCGGTCACGGCAAGGACGCCTCCCACGAGGCCCCCGCCACCGTGCTGAACTCGCTCATGGACATCACCGCTGCAGGCGGGGCTCTTGGCATTCCCGGCCTGTATGTCACCGGCGATCCTGGTGGAATTGACGAAGCAGCGAAGCACGGCTCCCTGTCCCTGTCTTTGGGTACCGGATGGGCAAAATCCCTGTCGTTTACCACTGGACAGTGCCCCGTCATGTCGTACAACCGCCAGCTGATGATGGCGATCCTGCACGACAAGGTCCAGATCGCTAAGGCAGTAAACGCCAAGGCGATCCCACTTGAGGATGCACCGCGCGGTTACGCCGAATTTGACGCCGGTTCGGCAACGAAATTCGTGCTGAACCCGAACGGATACGTCAAGGCGTAG
- a CDS encoding DoxX family protein — translation MSPVTTSPEAAAAAQSLFRVALGGVLIAHGSQKLFGWFGGGGLEGTSKGMHAMGFRPAKPSAILAGVGEAGAGLALALGLATPAAGAAAATTMGVAASVHAPNGFFATEGGLEYPAVLGLAAAAFTIGGSGPFSLDALTGHVLDRPWMRVTALAVIPAATGAQIYRRRKALASDAPAPAPVAATEES, via the coding sequence ATGAGCCCTGTAACTACCAGTCCTGAGGCCGCAGCCGCGGCGCAGAGCCTGTTCCGGGTTGCCCTCGGAGGTGTGCTCATTGCCCACGGGTCCCAGAAACTCTTCGGGTGGTTCGGCGGGGGAGGCCTCGAAGGCACCAGCAAGGGCATGCACGCCATGGGTTTTCGGCCGGCGAAACCCAGTGCCATCCTCGCCGGTGTAGGTGAAGCAGGAGCCGGCCTTGCCTTGGCCCTGGGCCTCGCCACCCCTGCCGCCGGCGCCGCCGCTGCAACCACGATGGGTGTCGCGGCGAGCGTCCACGCACCCAACGGCTTTTTCGCCACCGAGGGCGGCCTGGAGTACCCCGCCGTACTGGGCCTGGCCGCGGCAGCGTTCACCATCGGGGGTTCCGGGCCCTTCTCCCTGGATGCGCTCACCGGCCATGTCCTGGACCGGCCCTGGATGCGGGTTACCGCGTTGGCAGTGATCCCCGCAGCCACCGGCGCCCAGATCTACCGCCGGCGGAAAGCGCTGGCCAGCGACGCTCCTGCACCGGCTCCGGTCGCCGCGACGGAAGAAAGCTGA
- a CDS encoding serine hydrolase, whose protein sequence is MNNGSVTPNRRTVLKAAGIGAAGVASMPLLSACTVESAQQASARSAPLLPAPPGQVEPLLDRSKVDNALGQLDGQIQGAMEHTGLPGVAVAVVYRDEVLYSKGFGVREVGKPEKVGADTVFQLASVSKPLASTVVAALVGREVFKWTDAVVRYNKNFALKDDYVTRNATFADLLAHRSGLETGSGDLLEDLGFDRGYILGHLNQEPLDTFRSSYNYSNFGFTEAGQAAADAMKMTWEDLADEVLFRKLGMSASSYRYSDYAKAANKAIIHVPLGNKQWAAKYQRNADAQAPAGGASSSVRDLAQWLRLQLGNGSYEGQPVIDAAALQTTRVPHAVSGPASAPAARSRFYGLGWNVSYDDQGRVQLGHSGAFNLGAATAVSMLPGEQLGIVVLTNGRPQGIPEAIAAGFLDTAQHGSPTVDWLAFTAGVFKQIDESEKPKVDYTKIPPNPVPAKAISTYTGIYENSYYGPLVVLEEGGKLTMRLGPTGSPTTFQLTHFNGDTFSFESIGENANGLAGALFAGVGGGSAPSVTLDFYDRTGLGTFTRAS, encoded by the coding sequence ATGAATAATGGTTCCGTTACGCCGAACCGACGTACGGTGCTCAAAGCGGCCGGGATTGGTGCGGCCGGAGTCGCCTCCATGCCCCTGCTGTCCGCTTGCACCGTCGAATCTGCCCAGCAGGCGTCAGCGAGGTCGGCACCACTTCTCCCTGCCCCGCCGGGACAGGTCGAACCTCTGCTGGACCGGTCGAAGGTCGATAATGCCTTGGGCCAGCTCGACGGACAGATCCAGGGTGCCATGGAGCACACCGGGCTGCCGGGCGTGGCTGTCGCCGTGGTGTACCGGGACGAGGTGCTGTACTCCAAAGGCTTCGGGGTGCGGGAAGTCGGAAAGCCCGAGAAGGTCGGTGCTGACACGGTGTTCCAGTTGGCTTCTGTGTCCAAGCCCCTGGCATCCACAGTGGTGGCGGCGTTGGTGGGCCGGGAAGTCTTCAAATGGACCGACGCCGTCGTTAGATATAACAAGAACTTCGCACTCAAGGATGACTACGTCACGCGGAACGCGACCTTTGCGGATCTGCTGGCGCACCGCAGCGGGCTGGAAACGGGTTCGGGTGACCTGCTGGAGGACCTCGGATTCGATCGTGGGTACATCCTCGGCCATCTTAACCAGGAGCCCCTTGATACGTTCCGGTCCAGCTACAACTACAGCAATTTCGGCTTCACGGAAGCCGGCCAGGCAGCAGCCGACGCGATGAAAATGACCTGGGAGGACCTGGCCGACGAGGTCCTGTTCCGGAAACTGGGAATGTCCGCCAGCAGCTACCGCTACTCGGACTACGCTAAAGCCGCAAACAAGGCCATCATCCATGTGCCGCTCGGGAACAAACAGTGGGCGGCGAAGTACCAGCGCAACGCCGATGCCCAGGCTCCGGCCGGGGGCGCGAGTTCGTCCGTGCGGGACCTGGCCCAATGGCTCCGGCTGCAACTCGGCAACGGCAGTTACGAGGGTCAGCCCGTTATTGATGCGGCGGCCCTTCAAACAACCCGCGTTCCCCATGCGGTCTCCGGGCCGGCGTCGGCTCCGGCTGCCCGCTCCCGCTTCTATGGGCTCGGTTGGAACGTCTCCTACGACGACCAGGGCCGGGTCCAGCTGGGACACTCGGGAGCCTTCAATCTTGGCGCCGCCACCGCCGTCTCGATGCTTCCCGGTGAGCAATTGGGCATTGTGGTCCTGACCAACGGACGCCCACAGGGAATTCCCGAAGCAATCGCCGCAGGCTTCCTGGATACAGCCCAGCATGGGTCGCCCACGGTTGATTGGCTGGCATTCACCGCCGGCGTATTCAAACAAATAGATGAGTCCGAGAAGCCCAAGGTGGACTACACCAAGATTCCACCCAACCCGGTTCCCGCAAAAGCGATCAGTACTTACACAGGCATTTACGAGAACTCCTACTATGGTCCGCTGGTGGTCCTCGAGGAAGGCGGGAAGCTGACCATGAGACTGGGACCGACCGGCAGCCCCACCACGTTCCAGCTCACGCACTTTAACGGCGACACGTTCAGTTTCGAATCCATCGGCGAGAACGCCAATGGCCTGGCCGGTGCACTGTTTGCCGGAGTAGGCGGCGGCTCCGCGCCAAGCGTCACCCTGGATTTCTACGACAGGACCGGGCTGGGGACTTTCACGCGGGCCTCGTAA
- the gcvT gene encoding glycine cleavage system aminomethyltransferase GcvT, with product MTENYTALYEQHKIAGASFTDFGGWQMPLKYSSELAEHHAVRNAAGLFDLSHMGEVWVTGPDAGAFLDYALAGKLSAVAVGKAKYSLICQEDGGIIDDLISYRRPSPEEGVDKYLVVPNAGNAAVVAAALAERAASFDVSVEDVSAETSLVAVQGPNAEAILLQLVPAGQHSLVNELKYYAAVDVEISGQELLLARTGYTGEDGFEIYVPNEDAARLWDALLEVGAGHGLIPAGLACRDSLRLEAGMPLYGNELSRDGNPYAAGLGPVVSLKKESDFIGKAVLAELKELGAGSTSGRKLVGLKGLGRRAGRSHYPVLKNGNVVGEVTSGQPSPTLGYPIALAYVDVEHTELGTKLDIDLRGKPEPFEVVQLPFYKRTK from the coding sequence TTGACTGAGAACTACACTGCGCTCTACGAGCAGCACAAGATCGCCGGCGCCTCCTTCACCGACTTCGGCGGCTGGCAGATGCCCCTGAAGTACAGCTCCGAACTGGCCGAGCACCACGCCGTGCGCAACGCCGCCGGCCTGTTCGACCTCTCCCACATGGGTGAAGTCTGGGTCACCGGCCCCGACGCCGGAGCTTTCCTCGACTACGCCTTGGCCGGCAAGCTGTCCGCCGTCGCCGTGGGCAAGGCCAAGTACTCGCTGATCTGCCAGGAAGACGGCGGCATCATCGACGACCTCATCTCCTACCGCCGCCCGTCTCCTGAAGAAGGAGTGGACAAGTACCTGGTAGTCCCGAACGCGGGCAACGCTGCGGTTGTGGCCGCGGCATTGGCCGAGCGGGCAGCCAGCTTCGATGTCTCCGTGGAAGACGTCTCGGCTGAGACCTCGCTGGTTGCCGTGCAGGGCCCGAACGCAGAGGCCATTCTGCTGCAGTTGGTCCCCGCCGGGCAGCACTCGCTGGTGAACGAACTGAAGTACTACGCAGCGGTCGACGTGGAAATCTCCGGCCAGGAGCTGCTGCTGGCCCGCACCGGGTACACCGGCGAGGACGGCTTCGAAATCTACGTTCCCAATGAGGACGCCGCCCGTTTGTGGGACGCGCTGCTGGAGGTGGGCGCGGGCCACGGACTCATCCCCGCCGGCCTGGCCTGCCGCGACTCGCTCCGCCTGGAAGCCGGCATGCCGCTCTACGGCAACGAGCTTTCCCGCGACGGCAACCCTTACGCCGCAGGCCTGGGTCCGGTGGTCTCGCTCAAGAAGGAGTCCGACTTCATCGGCAAGGCCGTGCTGGCGGAGCTCAAGGAACTGGGCGCAGGATCCACGTCCGGCCGCAAGCTCGTGGGCCTCAAGGGCCTCGGACGCCGCGCCGGCCGCAGCCACTACCCGGTCCTCAAGAACGGCAACGTGGTGGGCGAGGTGACCTCCGGCCAGCCCAGCCCCACCCTGGGGTACCCGATCGCCCTGGCCTACGTCGACGTCGAACACACAGAACTTGGCACCAAGCTGGACATCGACCTCCGCGGCAAGCCCGAGCCCTTCGAAGTAGTCCAACTCCCGTTCTACAAGCGCACCAAGTAG
- the gcvH gene encoding glycine cleavage system protein GcvH, which produces MAKVVAELKYSAEHEWVAVDGSGPTNIGISAVAAEALGDIVYVDLPEVGSTVTAGETCGEVESTKSVSDLYAPVTGEVVEINDEVVSDPALINNDPYGAGWLFKVAVTEEGPLMSAEEYASANGGEL; this is translated from the coding sequence ATGGCAAAAGTTGTTGCTGAACTGAAGTACTCCGCCGAGCACGAGTGGGTTGCTGTTGACGGATCCGGCCCCACCAACATCGGGATCTCGGCTGTGGCTGCCGAGGCGCTGGGCGACATTGTGTACGTGGACCTGCCCGAGGTTGGCTCAACCGTGACCGCGGGGGAGACCTGCGGCGAGGTGGAATCCACCAAGTCCGTCTCCGACCTTTACGCCCCGGTGACCGGTGAAGTCGTCGAGATCAACGACGAGGTGGTCTCCGACCCCGCGCTGATCAACAACGATCCCTACGGCGCGGGCTGGCTGTTCAAGGTGGCCGTCACCGAAGAAGGCCCCCTGATGTCCGCTGAAGAGTACGCCTCAGCCAACGGCGGCGAGCTGTGA
- the gcvP gene encoding aminomethyl-transferring glycine dehydrogenase, with protein sequence MTVQSSPTTFADRHIGARRQSDIDTMLKAVGYDSLDGLVDSAVPDSIRQDKPLSLESALSEVQVLAELRKLAGKNKMAVQMIGQGYYDTVTPPVIRRNILEAPAWYTAYTPYQPEISQGRLEALLNFQTMVQDLTALPVANASLLDEATAVAEAVLLMRRANRATGQNAGAKDGKTVLDADLLPQTIAIVLGRAEALGFEVEVADLTDGLPDGSINGVVLQQPGVSGRVWDQTAVIAAAKDRGALVTVAADLLALTLITPPGEQGADIAVGSTQRLGVPLFFGGPHAAYMAVRQGMERTLPGRIVGVSKDDAGVPAYRLALQTREQHIRREKATSNICTAQALLAIVSSFYAVYHGPDGLKAIAETVHNNARALATTLKTAGRELVSDTFFDTLTVRVPGKAAKVITAAEARGINLRLIDADTVGVSVDETTTPEVLSAVVVAFGAGPVAAASGFELPESVLRTSTYLQHPVFNTHHSETQLLRYIRRLSDRDLTLDRTMIPLGSCTMKLNATAEMEAISWPEFVSIHPFAPDSQTAGWRELISGLEADLAEITGYDQVSIQPNAGSQGELAGLLAIRGYHHSRGEAQRNVCLIPASAHGTNAASAVLAGMKVVVVATAADGTIDHTDLHAKIEANKDVLSAIMITYPSTHGVYDADVREVCDAIHAAGGQVYVDGANLNALVGLAQPGKFGGDVSHLNLHKTFCIPHGGGGPGVGPVAAKAHLAPFMPGDANKAAHEAGHGVAISASRFGSAGVLPISWAYVKLMGGQGLTEATKSALLAANYVAARLDEHFPVLYTGESGLVAHECILDLRDLTAKTGVTAEDVAKRLIDFGFHAPTLSFPVAGTLMVEPTESEDLAEIDRFIEAMITIRKEIDQVAAGDFTVEKSPLRNAPHTAAAVVSSDWNRTYPREQAAFPVASLRQDKYFPPVGRIDGAAGDRNLVCSCPPLSEFEN encoded by the coding sequence ATGACGGTTCAATCGTCCCCAACCACCTTCGCAGACCGCCATATCGGCGCACGCCGCCAGTCCGACATCGACACCATGCTCAAGGCCGTCGGCTACGACAGCCTCGATGGCCTGGTTGACAGCGCGGTCCCGGATTCCATCCGCCAGGACAAGCCCCTCAGCCTCGAGAGCGCCCTCAGCGAAGTCCAGGTCCTCGCCGAGCTCCGAAAGCTCGCCGGCAAAAACAAGATGGCCGTGCAGATGATCGGCCAGGGCTACTACGACACCGTGACCCCGCCGGTGATTCGCCGCAACATTCTCGAAGCGCCCGCTTGGTACACCGCCTACACCCCGTACCAGCCCGAGATTTCCCAGGGCCGGCTTGAAGCGCTGCTGAACTTCCAGACCATGGTTCAGGACCTCACCGCACTTCCCGTGGCCAACGCCTCCCTGCTCGACGAGGCCACCGCCGTCGCCGAAGCCGTGCTGCTGATGCGCAGGGCCAATAGGGCCACTGGCCAGAACGCAGGCGCGAAGGACGGCAAGACCGTCCTCGACGCCGACCTCCTCCCGCAGACCATCGCCATCGTCCTCGGCCGCGCCGAAGCACTCGGCTTCGAGGTGGAGGTCGCGGACCTCACCGACGGACTGCCCGACGGCAGCATCAACGGCGTGGTCCTGCAGCAGCCCGGCGTCTCCGGCCGCGTCTGGGACCAGACCGCCGTCATCGCCGCGGCCAAGGACCGCGGCGCGCTGGTCACCGTCGCCGCCGACCTCCTGGCCCTCACCCTCATCACCCCGCCGGGCGAGCAGGGCGCGGACATCGCCGTCGGCTCCACCCAGCGCCTGGGCGTCCCGCTGTTCTTCGGTGGCCCGCACGCCGCCTACATGGCGGTCCGCCAGGGCATGGAGCGCACCCTCCCCGGCCGCATCGTGGGCGTTTCCAAGGATGACGCCGGGGTCCCCGCCTACCGACTGGCCCTCCAGACCCGCGAGCAGCACATTCGCCGCGAGAAGGCCACGTCCAACATCTGCACCGCGCAGGCCCTGCTGGCCATCGTCTCCTCCTTCTACGCCGTCTACCACGGCCCGGACGGCCTGAAGGCGATCGCAGAAACGGTCCACAACAACGCCCGCGCCCTGGCCACCACGCTGAAGACCGCCGGCCGCGAACTGGTGTCCGACACCTTCTTCGACACCCTCACCGTCCGCGTGCCCGGCAAGGCTGCCAAGGTGATCACTGCCGCCGAAGCCCGCGGCATCAACCTGCGCCTCATCGATGCGGACACAGTTGGCGTGTCAGTCGATGAAACCACGACGCCGGAGGTCCTCTCCGCGGTTGTTGTCGCCTTTGGCGCCGGTCCCGTTGCGGCGGCTTCCGGGTTCGAGCTGCCGGAGTCCGTGCTGCGCACCTCCACCTACCTGCAGCACCCGGTCTTCAACACGCACCACTCCGAAACCCAGCTGCTGCGCTACATCCGCCGCCTCTCGGACCGGGACCTGACGCTGGACCGCACCATGATCCCGCTGGGCTCCTGCACCATGAAGCTGAACGCCACCGCCGAGATGGAAGCCATCTCCTGGCCTGAGTTCGTCTCCATCCACCCGTTTGCCCCGGATTCGCAGACTGCCGGCTGGCGGGAGCTGATTTCCGGGCTCGAAGCCGACCTGGCCGAGATCACCGGGTACGACCAGGTGTCCATCCAGCCCAACGCCGGTTCCCAGGGTGAACTGGCCGGCCTGCTGGCGATCCGCGGCTACCACCACTCCCGTGGCGAGGCTCAGCGCAACGTGTGCCTGATCCCGGCTTCGGCCCACGGCACCAACGCAGCCTCCGCCGTCCTCGCCGGCATGAAGGTGGTTGTGGTGGCTACTGCTGCCGACGGCACCATCGACCACACCGACCTGCACGCCAAGATTGAGGCCAACAAGGACGTCCTTTCGGCCATCATGATCACGTACCCGTCCACCCACGGGGTGTACGACGCCGACGTCCGCGAAGTCTGCGATGCCATCCACGCGGCCGGCGGCCAGGTGTACGTCGACGGCGCCAACCTGAACGCGCTTGTCGGGCTGGCGCAGCCGGGGAAGTTCGGCGGCGACGTGTCCCACCTGAACCTGCACAAGACCTTCTGCATCCCGCACGGCGGCGGCGGACCCGGCGTCGGACCGGTTGCTGCGAAAGCACACCTGGCGCCGTTCATGCCGGGTGATGCCAACAAGGCTGCGCACGAGGCCGGACACGGCGTCGCGATCTCCGCTTCCCGCTTCGGCTCCGCCGGCGTGCTGCCCATTTCCTGGGCCTACGTGAAGCTGATGGGCGGACAGGGCCTGACCGAGGCCACCAAGTCCGCGCTGCTCGCTGCGAACTACGTGGCTGCCCGGCTGGACGAGCACTTCCCGGTCCTCTACACCGGGGAGAGCGGCCTCGTGGCGCACGAGTGCATCCTGGACCTGCGCGACCTGACCGCCAAGACCGGCGTCACCGCGGAGGACGTGGCCAAGCGCCTGATCGACTTCGGCTTCCACGCCCCCACGCTGTCCTTCCCGGTGGCGGGGACGCTCATGGTGGAGCCCACCGAGTCCGAGGACCTCGCGGAGATCGACCGCTTCATCGAGGCAATGATCACCATCCGCAAGGAAATCGACCAGGTGGCCGCCGGTGACTTCACCGTGGAGAAGTCTCCGCTGCGCAACGCACCCCACACGGCAGCCGCCGTCGTCTCCTCCGATTGGAACCGGACGTATCCGCGTGAGCAGGCCGCTTTCCCGGTGGCCTCGCTCCGGCAGGATAAGTACTTCCCGCCCGTCGGCCGCATCGACGGCGCGGCAGGGGACCGCAACCTGGTCTGCTCCTGCCCGCCGCTTTCCGAATTTGAGAACTAG